GACCAGCGCAATATCGGGCTCAATCCCGGTGGTATCGCAGTCCATCATGAAAGCGATCGTTCCGGTGGGCGCAATCAGAGTGGCTTGCGAGTTGCGATAGCCCACCACCTGGCCCAACTTGCTGGCCTCGTCCCAGACCTCGCGAGCGGCGCGCTGCAACTCCAGCGGCACATGCGCGCTGTCCAGCTTATAGGCATGACTGCGATGGCGCTCGATCACCTTGAGCATCGGCTCTCGGTTGGGCATGAAGCCCGAAAACGGCCCCATGCTCTCGGCCAGCCGTGCCGATTGGAGATAAGCCTCGCCGGTCAGCAGCGCAGTGAGCGCAGCCGCGTAGCTACGCCCCTGATCCGAGTCGTAGGGCATCCCCAAGGCCATCAGCAGCGCGCCCAGATTGGCGTAGCCCAAGCCCAACTCTCGATAGGCGCGGGCATTTTGCGCGATCTCCTCGGTGGGATAGGAGGAGTTGTCAACCACGATATCCTGGGCGGTAATCAATATATCGACCGCGTGGCGATAGCCCCTAACGTCGAATTCGCCACGCTCGTCCAAAAATTTCAGCAGATTGATCGAGGCCAAGTTGCAGGCCGAGTTATCTAGATGCATGTACTCGCTGCACGGGTTGGAGGCGCTGATCCTGCCGCTGGCTGGACAGGTGTGCCAGGAATTGATGGTGGTGTCGAATTGCATCCCCGGATCGCCGCAAACATGGGCGGCTTCAGCGATCATCCGCATCAAATCGCGCGCGCGATAGGTCTGAGCCGGCGTTCCGTCTTTTACATAGCGGGTCTGCCATTGCCCGTCGTTGACCACCGCCTGCATGAAATCGTCGTCGGCGCGCACCGAGTTGTTGGCGTTTTGGAAGAATACCGAGCCGTACGCCGGCCCATCCAATGAACTGTCGTAGCCGGCCTCAATCAGCGCCCAAGCCTTCTTCTCTTCCTCCATCTTGCACTTGATGAAGTCCTCGATGTCGGGGTGGTTGGCGTCCAAAATGACCATCTTGGCCGCCCGCCGGGTCTTGCCCCCGGATTTGATTACTCCAGCCGAGGCGTCGGCCGCCTTCATAAACGACAGCGGCCCCGAGGCCGTGCCGCCCGAGGACAATTTCTCGCGCGCCGAGCGCAGCGCCGACAGGTTGACACCTGCGCCCGAACCGCCTTTGAAAATCATGCCCTCGTTGCGATACCAGGCCAGAATCGATTCCATGTTGTCCTCGACCCGCAGAATGAAGCAGGCCGAGCATTGCGGCTTGGGTTCGATCCCCACGTTGAAGTACACCGGACTGTTGAAGGAGGCCTTCTGGCGCACCAGCAGATGGGTCAACTCGGCGGCGAAAGTGTCGCGCTCGGCAGCGTCGGCGAAATAGTTCTGCTGCTCGCCCCACCCGGTGATCGTATCAACCACTCGGCCGATCAGTTGGCGGACACTGGTCTCGCGCTTGGGGCTGCCCAGCGGACCGCGGAAGTACTTGGAGACCACCACGTTGGTCGCGGTCTGCGACCAGTTCTTGGGCACCTCGACCTCGCGCTGCTCAAAGACCACCCGTCCGTCTTCGCCCACGATCACCGCCGAGCGCAGATCCCACTCCACTTCGCTCATCGGGTCCACCCCAGGTTTGGTGAACAGCCGCCCCAGGCGGGCGCCGCGGCGATTGGCTGGTTCGCTCCGCTCGCTCAGCCGCTTGTCCGTTATCTGAGCCATCCCCGCCCCTCCTCCTATCTTCTCCACAGCCCCGTCCACAGCATCGCCGATAGCCTCGCCGCCCGCCCGGCACCCAAAAGCGCTTCGTTGCCGAACCTATTCGTCGTCACGAAACTAAAGCGAAGTGTTGTCAACAGCCCGTCCATAATGTGTCCACAGGTATGTGAATGACCCAACATGTTGTGGTTTGCCCTTGGTGTGACTGGTATTTCAAAAAGGCGACGAGATGTCAACTTCTCTTTAGGATCTTTTAAATTTTTCTAGACAATTTCTGCGGCGTAGCCTGGCTTGGCAGCGGGTTGCTGAGCGTGGGTCCAGCCCTTGTTAGTCTATCACATGCGGTCGGCGCGGTTTTTCCCCTTCCGCCAAAGAGCAAAATGCTTTAGCGTCGAGTGGCTGCGGATGAAAATGGCTGCCCAGCGAAAAAAACAACCCCAGCGCATCGGGGTCGCGCTCACCAGCGTGCTCGACGAATTGGATCGCGACGGCCATTTCGCCCTGTTTCGACTGGTCAAAATCTGGCCCGAAGTAGTGGGCGACGACATCGCGCGCCACACCGAAATAAGCGGACTCAAGTTTCACACCGTGGTGGTCAAGGTCAGCAACGCGATGTGGATTCAGGAGCTCAGCATGATGAGCCGCCAAATCCTGCGCCAGCTAATAGCGCGGCTGGGCGATGACTCGGTGCGCGATCTACGCTTCGTCAAGGGCGCGCTCAGCCGCCGCCACGCGCCCAAACCAAGTCCGCCTCGCCTGGTGCGCCGCTCGGTGGCGCTGCCCGAGCTCAAGGATCCGCAACTGAGAGCGGCCTTCGACAGCCTGATCGAAGCCTGGGGCCGCTCCCCCCGCTAAGCGGACAAATCGCGCGATTGTGAGGGTTGCCCATGGACAGTCGCGCAGCTACGCAACCATCGCTTTATCGCCAAGCCGCGCTGAAACCTGCCGCCTGGGTAAAATAACTAGCACTGCGTCGCATAGATAAGCTGACTTCGCCCGCGCGTGGCGCTGAACGCGGCCACACAAATCTCACAGCGTGGCACCTCAGACGCGGGCGGTCAGGCAACCGACGCCGTCCTTATTGCGCCTCGCCCGCCCCGACAGATCGCCGCTCGCTACGATGTAAGCGCTTGGCTTGCGCGCTACGTCTATGAGGGCGATAGGTGGCCCCGCAATCGTCGCGGCCACCGCGCATTACCTATGAGCGCAGAGGCGATTCACGTTCTCAATCGGCTGGCCTTCGGTCCGGCGCCTGGTGACTTGAGCAGGGTGCAGCAGCTGTCGATCGACGGCTATATTCGCCAGCAGCTCCGCCCCCAGACCATCCCGGTCCCCCAAGCTTTCTCCGAGCGCGTGCGCTCCTGGCCCACACTCTATCTGACCCCGGTGGAGTTGTTCGCGCAGTATGGCCCGCCGCGAAAAGCGCCGGGCGCGCCGAAGGATCCGCTCGCGATGAAAGCGGCGCGCCAGCGCGCTCGGGTAATTATGCAAGAAGGCGTGCAGGCACGCCTTTATCGCGCCATCCGGGGACCACGCCAACTCCAGGAAGTGATGACTGATTTCTGGTTCAATCACTTCAATGTCTTTGCGGGCAAGGGGCTGGATTACCTGTGGACCGTTTCGTACGAGCAGGAAGCGATTCGGCCGCACACCCTGGGGCGCTTTCGCGACCTTCTGGGCGCCACCGCCAAGCATCCCGCGATGCTTTTTTTCCTGGATAACTGGCTCAACACCGGTCCCGGCACACCTGGGGCACGCGGCCGTTTCGACGGGCTCAACGAGAACTACGCCCGCGAAGTAATGGAGCTGCACACGCTGGGGGTCAATGGCGGCTACAGCCAGCGCGACGTAACCGAGCTCGCGCGGATCTTCACTGGCTGGGGATTGGTCAAGCGCGGCGCTGCGGGCTTCCAGCGCCGGCGGACACGGCGGGCGAATGGTCCCTTCTTTCCCTTCTTCAGAGCACCCTTCACCCCGCCCCCGCCCGTAACCGACGAGATCTCGCCCACTGGCTTTTTCTTCGATGCCAGCCGTCACGACTTCGGCGACAAGCAGTTCTTGGGACACACCATTGGCGGCCGCGGAATCAGCGAAGGCGAGGAGGCCCTGGATATCCTAGCCCGCCATCCGGCCACCGCCCGCCATCTGAGCTTTCAGCTCGCGCAGCTTTTCGTCGCCGACCAGCCGCCACCAGCACTGGTCGCGCGTCTAGCCGAGAGTTACCAGGAGAGCGACGGTCACATTGGCACCGTCCTGGCAACGCTCTTCGCCAGTCGTGAGTTTCGGGACCCGGCTTGCTACGGCGCCAAATTCAAGACTCCCTACCAATACGTGGTCTCGGCGGTACGCGCGCTGGGGATCGACCCGCGCAATGTGCAGCCGCTGGCCGGTACGCTGTTCCTGTTGGGTATGCCGCTTTATGGCTGCCCAACCCCTGACGGCTACAAGAACACGCAGGAGGCGTGGCTCACTCCCGACGGCCTGATGCGTCGGCTCAGCTTCGCCACCGCCTTGGGCACCGGCCATCTGCCCTTGGACCAAGCACCTGGCTTTACGCGTCCGCAGCCGCTCAAGTTGGCGATGGCCGATTCGGGGCCTGCGCGAGCGCCGACGATGCCGGCGCCGGACCGCGATAACTTGGCGCGCACCCTGGGCAATCGCTTCAGCCATTCGACCGCACAGGCGGTATTCGCCGCCCCAGCGCAATTACAGAGCGCGCTTATCCTGGGCAGTCCGGAGTTTATGCGCCGCTAATCATTGGAGGCCTCGGCGATGGAAAGACGGGAATTTCTACGTAACGCCTTGATGCTAGGGGCAGGCGGCGTGCTCTTGCTCGGACCCGGGGCCTGGGCGGCGCGCGCGGCAACCTCGGGGGCGGGCCAGTCGCCGCGGCTGGTGGTAATCTTCCTGCGCGGCGCGGTCGATGGCCTGAACGTGGTGGTGCCGCACGGGGAGAGCATCTATTACGAGCTGCGGCCCACTATCGCGGTCCCCGCCAGCCAAGTGCTCGATCTCGACGGCCACTTCGGGCTTCCCCCGGCGCTGGCAGGGCTGATGCCGCTGTGGCGCGAGCGCAGCCTGGCCTTTGTCGAAGCCTGCGGGTCACCCGATCCCACGCGCTCACATTTCGACGCCCAGGATTACATGGAAACCGGCACACCTGGAGTCAAGACTACCTCCACCGGCTGGATGAACCGGGTCCTAACCGAATTGCCCGCGCCGCACTCACCTACTCAGGCGCTCAATCTGGGGCCCACTCCGCCACGCATCCTGGCGGGTCCGCAGCCGGTCGCTAACCTCGCTACCGGCCGCGCTGCCGCGCAGCCAATCGCGCTGGACCGACCACTGGTCAACAGCTCCTTCGCCCGCATGTACGCAGGACGCGATCCCCTCAGTGCGGCCTTTCAGGAAGGGGTTGCGGCGCGCCGCCGCCTGCTGGCAGAACTTCAGCAGGACATGACGGTGGCGGCCGGCGGAGCGCCCTTGCCCAATCAGGGCTTTGCCCAGGACGCCACCCGGTTGGGGCGGCTCATGCGGCGCGATCCGAGTATCCGGCTGGCTTTTGTCGCTTTGGCTGGCTGGGACACCCATGTCAACCAAGGCGCCGCCGGCGGTCAGCTCGCCAACCATCTGCGTCCCCTGAGCGAAGGGCTGCTCTCACTGATTGGCGCGATGGGTTCAACTTACCACGAAACCGTGATTGTGGTGATTTCGGAGTTCGGCCGCACCGTGCATGAAAATGGCAACGGCGGCACAGACCACGGCCATGCTAACGTAATGTGGGTGATGGGCGGGCCGGTGCGGGGCGGCAAAGTTTACGGCACTTGGCCCGGGCTGGCCCCTGAACAGCTCTACCAGGGGCGCGATCTGGCAGTCACCACCGACTTTCGCGCACCGCTATCGTCGATCCTGAGCACGCATCTGAAACTTTCCGACCACGCGCTGGGGCAAATTTTCCCCGCTTACCGTGGCCGAGGCCCTCAATTGTTGGCTGCCTGAGCCGACTAATCTGTATTTGCGCCGGGATTTAGCGGAAATCGTTAAGCTTGGCGTCCATTTCTCGCAGCTTGGCCAGCTTCTGATCGGTTGGCACCAATACCTTGGCAGCCTTGATCGGATTGCTGCTGGGCAACTCGCCGTTGATCTTCTCGATCGCTTCCTGGGCCAGATGACGCACCATCGGCGAGGGATCCTCGGTGGCGGCAGTCGAGAGCACGTCGATCGCGCTGGGATCGCCGATTTCGCCCAGGGCATAAATCGCGGTCCCTCGGCTCCGCTCGTCGTTGGTCTCGTTGACGTATTCGATAATTGGCTTGGCCCCGCGCGAGTCACCGATTCGACCTAGGGCGGCGGCGACGTGCAGTTTGACCGCCGGCTCCACTGAACGCAAAAACAGCAGTTGGCTGAGCAAGGGCACCGCGTCGTGGACTTGCCGCGCCCCCAACATATCAATAGCTTTTATCTTCACCCGCGCGTCTGGATCGGAGAGCGCTTGCAGCAGCAGTACGTTGGCTTGCGGATCCTTAATGTCGCGCAGCTTGCGCAGCGCTTCCACTCGGACTTTGGGATCGACATCGTTGAGGCCGCGCTGGGCGGCTCTCATCTGCTGTTCGATATCGGCGTGACTGCCTGTGCTGCCCCCATTGGCACCGCCGAACACCCCGCCCATCGGGGCTATCTGGGGCAAGGCCGCCGCCTGCCCCGCCATATTGGCTTGCGCCGCGGCTATCACGGGCAGGGCGATCAATCCGAATGCGCCGATTGCTGCTGCGAACAGCCGCGGTTTAAACATCGTCACTACCTCCGGCCCAAAAAACTCATCGCAGGTGGCACAGATCATCGATGATAGGCTTAGGAAATGCAACCTCGGGCTAACGCCCGCAGACGGCGCGGCTCACCGTGGCTGGGCGCGCTCGCTTTGGGACTACTGGCAGGACCGCTACTGTGGGCGGCCAGCTCGCCCAATCTTCCTGCCGGCCTGATAATTCCCGCCTACCACCCGGGCAAGGTGCAGTTTCATCCCGGCGATGAGCTGCGTTATCGGGTTAGCTGGATGGGCTTGCCAGTGGCGTTGGCCCGAGTGACGTTAAGCAACGAACCCGCGCGCGCGGGGAGCTGGGCGGGAGATGTCTGGGTCACTACCAATCCGGTAATTGCAGTGTTTTACCAGTTTCGCGCCCATTTGCACGAAGTGCTGGAGGCAGAGGAGCTGACCACCCATCTGCTAACGATTAAACAACGCGAGAACCGCCGCACCAGCGAGTACGTGGTGCATTTCGAGCCACGGGAGGGAGTGGTGGAAGCCAGCCGCCATACCTCGCACGGCACGGAAACCAAGCGCTTTGTGGCCCGCCATCCGGTCGGACCTATTGCCGGCGCCTTGCTGGCGCTCTCCCAGCCCTTGGCGGCAGGCGACAACCTTACCTTCGACGTCTTTGTCGGCACCAATCGCTACGTGTTCGATTTCGCCGTGCGCGGGCGCGAAACCTTGGCCACCGACCAAGGCGATAACTTGGCCACTTTGAAAGTCTTACCTAACCTGCGATACATCTCGGCGGGCCGCGACCATTATCGGGTCGAGCAGGTGGTGGTTTGGCTGACCGCCGATTCGCGCCACATTCCGGTGCGTATCATGGCCGACACTTTCGTGGGCCGGCTCTACGTCGACCTGGCCGGGATCGGCCCGGACGGAACCTAGGCGGCGCAATGATCCAATCGCACCCCCTAATCCGCGCCTTCGTGGCCTTGCGTCTGGAGCCGGCAGCGGCGAGCGCGGTGGCAGCCTTCCAAACCGAATTGCGTCTGCTGTCGGCTGAGGTGGCTTGGACCCGAGCGACCAATTTCCATGTCACCGTGCGTTTTCTAGGCAACCAGGTTGCACCCGCGCTGCTGGCCGCGCTCACTCCGGGCTTGGCCGCGATTGCCGCTCGCACCCCGCCCTTCACGATCGAGATCCGCGGCACCGGCAGCTTCCCCTCAACCCGCCCGCGTGTCCTATGGGTCGGTATACGCAGCGATCCCCTAAAGGCCTTGGCGGCCGAAGTCGAGGCTTCGGTCCGCGCCGCAGGATTTCCGCCGGCCGCTCCCTTGGTGCCCCATCTAACCCTGGGGCGGATGCGGGGCGGCTCTCGCCTGGGAGGCGAGCTGGGGCCGGCGCTGCGCCGGGCAGCGGATCGATGCTTGAGCACTTCGGCTATCGACCGGCTCGTCCTATATCAGAGCCGGCTGGGGGCCGGGGGAGCGACCTACCTCCCACTGCATGAATTTGCGCTGGAGGGTGGACCTGGGGACAAACCCTGATGCACGCGATGTCAGAGTGCCAAAGGACCGGGCCTGGGCGACATTTGCACGCGACGCGGAAAGAGTTTGATTGCTCACCCCCCCGGACCACGAGAAATAAAGGGAGGGAACGCAGGCGGTGGAGACTTTTTGCGCGGCCAACTAGCGCCCTGGCCACCATTTTGTGCAAAGATGTGGCAACTTAAACTGGCCGGCCGCAATTTCAGTGCTGGCCGATACGCGCGGAGTGCCCCCGTGGCTCAAGATATACGAAGCAAGGCCCTGGAACTGGCGCTGAGTCAGATCGAAAAGCAGTACGGCAAGGGCTCGATCATGAAGCTGGGCGAAGACGCAATCGAACGCGATATTGCGGTTATTTCTACCGGCTCGCTCAGCCTTGACTTGGCCCTGGGGGTCGGTGGTCTGCCGCGCGGGCGAGTGGTGGAAATTTATGGCCCGGAGTCCTCGGGCAAGACCACCCTGGCCTTGGAATGTATCGCGGAGGCGCAGAAGCTAGGCGGGATTGGCGCCTTTATCGATGCCGAGCACGCCTTGGACGTAAGCTATGCGCGCAAGCTTGGGGTCAAGGTCGAGGACCTGCTGATCTCACAGCCCGACAACGGCGAGCAGGCGCTGGAGATTGCCGAAACCCTGGTCCAGTCGGGCGCGATTGACGTGCTGGTGATTGATTCGGTGGCGGCGCTGGTGCCACGGGCTGAAATCGAAGGCGAGATGGGCGAGCCGCAGATGGGTCTGCAGGCTCGTCTGATGTCTCAAGCGTTGCGCAAGCTGACCTCGATTATCGCCCGCTCGCGCACCATCGTGGTCTTCATCAACCAGATCCGGATGAAGATCGGCGTCATGTTCGGCAATCCGGAGACTACCACCGGCGGCAACGCGCTTAAGTTCTATGCCTCGCTGCGAATCGATATCCGGCGCATCGGCACGATCAAAAATGGTAATGACGTGATCGGGTCGCGCACCAAGGTCAAGGTGGTCAAAAACAAAGTCGCGCCCCCTTTTCGCGAGGCCGAATTCGATATCCTCTACGGCTCGGGCATCTCCAAGGAAGGCGAGTTGGTCGATATCGCGGCCGAACACAACATTATCGAGAAGCTGGGCGCCTGGTATTCCTACGGCGGCGAGCGGATAGGTCAGGGGCGCGAGAACGCGCGCGAGTTCCTTAAGGCCAATCCCGCGCTGGCGGCCCAAGTCGAGGCCCAGGTCCGCGAAAAATTGACCCCCAAGGCCGAAGCCAACACAGACTCATCCAACCCGCCCGACGGCGTCGCCGCGCCCAAGCGTAAGCCCGGCGACTAAGCCCGGCGCCGCCGGCCCCTACTATCAACTTCCGCCGCGCCGATCGGCTACAATATTGCTGCCATGCATTGGACCACAGACGCTATCCGCCAGTCCTTCCTGGATTTTTTCGCCCGCCACGGCCATCGGATCGAGCCCTCGGCTCCGCTGATCCCCAAAGGCGATCCTACCCTGCTGTTCACCAACGCCGGGATGGTGCCCTTCAAAGACTATTTCCTGGGGCTGCGCACGCCGCCGGTGCGCCGAGTGGCGGATTGTCAGAAATGCCTACGCATTTCCGGTAAACACAACGATCTCGAGGCGGTAGGCCGCGATACCTACCACCACACCTTCTTCGAGATGCTGGGCAACTGGTCCTTTGGTGATTACTACAAGGCCGAGGCAATCGCCTTCCATTGGGAGTTGGTCACCAAGGTCTGGGGGCTTAAGCCGGAGCGCTTGTGGGCTACGGTCTACACGAGCGATGAAGAGGCCTATGAGGCTTGGCGCGCGCTGCGGGTGTTGCCCGCCGAGCGCATCTTGCGCTTTGGCGAGGCCGACAACTTCTGGGAGATGGGCGAGACCGGGCCCTGCGGCCCATGCTCGGAGATTCATATCGACCGCGGCGGCGCCGCGTGCGATGGCCGCGGCCATCAGGGCCAGCCCTGCGCGGTCAACGTCGAGGGCTGCGCGCGCTTCATCGAACTAGCCAACCTGGTCTTCATCCAGTACAACCGCGACGCCCAGGGCGTGCTCACCCCGCTGCCGATGACCCACGTCGATACGGGGACCGGGCTGGAGCGGGTCGCGGCAGTACTGCAAAGCGAGGAAGTCGGCCACACGCTGGGCAACTACGATATCGACCTCTTCCAAATCGTCATCGGGCGCATTGCCCAACTCGTTGACGCTCAGGGCTCCGGCGCGACATACGGACAGGGGCCAGATCTGGACATCTCGTATCGTGCGATCGCCGATCACTCTCGCGCGGTGGCGTTTCTGGCAGCAGAGGGTCTTCGTCCCGGCAAGAACGGGCAAGAATACGTTCTTCGGCGGCTGATTCGTCGCGCATCATGGCATGGACGCCGCTTGGGGCTACACACGGCGTTCTTAAGCGAGGTCTGTGAGACCGTGGTTGATGCGATGGGGCGCGCTTATCCCGAGCTCGTTAGCCACCAGGCGACTATCCGTGAGGTGGTATCGGCAGAAGAAGAGCAGTTCAGCACTGTTGTCGAGGCCGGCCTTAAAAGGATCCGTGATTTCTTCACGCCGCCCCCTCCAGGCTCGGCTTTTTCCATCGGCGGCCGCACACTCCCTGGCAATCTCGCGTTCGAACTGCACGACACCTACGGTTTTCCGATCGACCTTACCCAAGCGGTGTGCCGGGACTATAGCGGGACAGTCGACCTAGCGGGCTTCGAGCAGCTAATGGAACAGCAGCGGGCCCGCGCCCGCGGCGCGCGCAAGGAAAACACCGACGCCCCCGAGTTGCGTCTTACGGGCGAGATCAGGTCGCGCTTCGTGGGTTATCACGATCTGAGCGGCGAATCCGAGGTGCTGGCCGTTCACGAGGGCGAGCAGGGCCGGATTGAGCTGGTGACGGCAGAAACCCCCTTTTATCCCGAGGGCGGCGGTCAGGTCGGCGATCGCGGCGTGATCAGCGGTCCCGGCGGCGCGCAAATCGAAGTGCTGCAGACTCGCAAGGCCGACGGCGCGATCGTCCACGTGGGCGTGCTGCGCGCCGGCAACGGACGCGAGTTCGCGCCTGGTGTAGCGATCAGGCTCGCGGTTGACAAGGCTTGGCGCACGGCCGCGATGCTCAATCATTCGGCCACTCACATCCTGCATTCCGCGCTGCGCGAACGGCTGGGAACCTCGGTCCATCAGGCCGGCTCCTACGTGGGACCGGAGCGGATGCGTTTTGACTTTAGCCATACTGGCGCGGTCTCGTCCGTCGATTTGCAGGAAATAGAAGCGGAGGTCAACCAGCGCATTCGCGCCGATGCGCCCGTGACGGTGGAAGAAATGGCGTACCCCGACGCCCTGGCGTCGGGCGCCCTGGCCTTTTTCGGCGACAAGTACGGCGATCGAGTTCGCGTGGTGCGGATGGGCGACTTTTCGGTGGAGCTGTGCGGCGGCACGCACGTCGCACGTACCGGTGAAATTGGTCTATTCAAGCTGACGGGGGAAAGCGGCGTGGCCGCCGGCGTGCGCCGCATCGAAGCCCAGACCGGCGCCGGCGCCTTGGAAACCGTGCGCCGGCGCGAAGCACTGCTACGAGAGATTGGAGAGCAGTTGCGCGCGCCCGACGAGGCCGCTCTGGAACGCTTGCAGCGGCTGCTCGCGCACGAAAAGGAGCTGGAACGCAAGCTGCGCTCGCTAGAAGCCAAGCTGGCCGCCGGCACCGCCACCGCGCCCGCTCAGGAGCAAGTGCGCGAGCTTAACGGCATCAAGCTGGTAACCCGCAAGCTGATCGGCGTGGAAGCGGCTGCTTTGCGTCCGCTCGCCGATCAACTCCGCCAGCAATTGGGCTCGGCGGTGGTAGTGCTGGGATCGGTGATGGAGGACAAGGTGGCACTGCTAGCGGCGGTCACGCCCGACCTCACCAGTCGGGTCAAGGCAGGCGATCTGATCAAGCATCTAGCCCCCATGGTGGGCGGCTCGGGTGGCGGCCGGGCGGATTTCGCCCAGGCCGGTGGCCATCTGCCCGCCAAGCTCGACCAGGCCCTAGACGAGGCCGGCGCATGGCTGGGCCGGCGCTGAGCCAGTATCGCTTTGCCTATGAAGGGGTTAAAGTCAAGTTGTGTTCTGGTGCGTTAGTAAGTTGGAGTAAGGGGCGGCCGCGCAGACGCGACTGCCGGCAATATTAAAGGAGGACGACTACCGCCATTTCACAAACAGTTAACGAGGATTTCCTAGAGCTTCACTTCGACGATCAGCGCCTGTTCAGCGATCTGTTGGGGCAAAATGACGCCCACGTTCGCACCATCGAACAGGGGCTGGAAGTTAGCATCGGGGTTGGCGGCAACGCGCTGAAAGTCGGCGGCCAGCCGGCTCAGCAAGCCTTGGCGAGCAAGCTCTTAAGCGAGCTTTACGAATTGCTCAAGGGCGGCTACCCGATTTACCCCAGCGACGTTGACTATTCGCTGCGCATCCTGCGCAGCGACCGCAATGCCTCCTTGCGCGATATCTTCCTGGACACCGTTTACATCTCCGCCCACAAGCGCATCATCACCCCCAAGAGCATCCATCAGAAGCTCTACATCGACGCGATGCGGACCCACGATGTGGTCTTCGGCATCGGCCCCGCCGGCACCGGCAAGACTTACCTAGCGATGGCGATGGCACTGGCGGCGCTGATGAAAAACCAAGTCACCCGGATGGTTCTATGCCGGCCGGCGGTGGAAGCAGGCGAGCGGCTGGGCTTTTTACCCGGCGATCTGGCGGAGAAGGTCAACCCCTATCTGCGCCCGCTCTACGATGCGCTGCATGACATGGTTGATTACGATCGTGCGCGCCGGATGCTGGAGCGCGGCACGATCGAGGTAGCGCCGCTGGCTTTCATGCGGGGGCGCACCCTGAACGATTCCTTCATCATCCTGGACGAGGCCCAAAACACCACCTCCGAGCAAATGAAAATGTTCTTGACCCGCTTGGGCTACAATTCCAAAGCGGTCATCACCGGCGATATCACCCAAATCGATTTGCCCAGCGGCAAATTATCGGGACTTAAGGAAGCGCGCACTGTGCTGAGCGATACCCACGGCATCAGTTTCGTCTACTTCGACGAGCGCGACGTGGTTCGCCATCGCTTGGT
The window above is part of the Candidatus Binataceae bacterium genome. Proteins encoded here:
- a CDS encoding PhoH family protein — translated: MGQNDAHVRTIEQGLEVSIGVGGNALKVGGQPAQQALASKLLSELYELLKGGYPIYPSDVDYSLRILRSDRNASLRDIFLDTVYISAHKRIITPKSIHQKLYIDAMRTHDVVFGIGPAGTGKTYLAMAMALAALMKNQVTRMVLCRPAVEAGERLGFLPGDLAEKVNPYLRPLYDALHDMVDYDRARRMLERGTIEVAPLAFMRGRTLNDSFIILDEAQNTTSEQMKMFLTRLGYNSKAVITGDITQIDLPSGKLSGLKEARTVLSDTHGISFVYFDERDVVRHRLVQAIITAYESASGESAVPLNGNRFNP
- the recA gene encoding recombinase RecA, with translation MAQDIRSKALELALSQIEKQYGKGSIMKLGEDAIERDIAVISTGSLSLDLALGVGGLPRGRVVEIYGPESSGKTTLALECIAEAQKLGGIGAFIDAEHALDVSYARKLGVKVEDLLISQPDNGEQALEIAETLVQSGAIDVLVIDSVAALVPRAEIEGEMGEPQMGLQARLMSQALRKLTSIIARSRTIVVFINQIRMKIGVMFGNPETTTGGNALKFYASLRIDIRRIGTIKNGNDVIGSRTKVKVVKNKVAPPFREAEFDILYGSGISKEGELVDIAAEHNIIEKLGAWYSYGGERIGQGRENAREFLKANPALAAQVEAQVREKLTPKAEANTDSSNPPDGVAAPKRKPGD
- the thpR gene encoding RNA 2',3'-cyclic phosphodiesterase gives rise to the protein MIQSHPLIRAFVALRLEPAAASAVAAFQTELRLLSAEVAWTRATNFHVTVRFLGNQVAPALLAALTPGLAAIAARTPPFTIEIRGTGSFPSTRPRVLWVGIRSDPLKALAAEVEASVRAAGFPPAAPLVPHLTLGRMRGGSRLGGELGPALRRAADRCLSTSAIDRLVLYQSRLGAGGATYLPLHEFALEGGPGDKP
- the alaS gene encoding alanine--tRNA ligase, producing MHWTTDAIRQSFLDFFARHGHRIEPSAPLIPKGDPTLLFTNAGMVPFKDYFLGLRTPPVRRVADCQKCLRISGKHNDLEAVGRDTYHHTFFEMLGNWSFGDYYKAEAIAFHWELVTKVWGLKPERLWATVYTSDEEAYEAWRALRVLPAERILRFGEADNFWEMGETGPCGPCSEIHIDRGGAACDGRGHQGQPCAVNVEGCARFIELANLVFIQYNRDAQGVLTPLPMTHVDTGTGLERVAAVLQSEEVGHTLGNYDIDLFQIVIGRIAQLVDAQGSGATYGQGPDLDISYRAIADHSRAVAFLAAEGLRPGKNGQEYVLRRLIRRASWHGRRLGLHTAFLSEVCETVVDAMGRAYPELVSHQATIREVVSAEEEQFSTVVEAGLKRIRDFFTPPPPGSAFSIGGRTLPGNLAFELHDTYGFPIDLTQAVCRDYSGTVDLAGFEQLMEQQRARARGARKENTDAPELRLTGEIRSRFVGYHDLSGESEVLAVHEGEQGRIELVTAETPFYPEGGGQVGDRGVISGPGGAQIEVLQTRKADGAIVHVGVLRAGNGREFAPGVAIRLAVDKAWRTAAMLNHSATHILHSALRERLGTSVHQAGSYVGPERMRFDFSHTGAVSSVDLQEIEAEVNQRIRADAPVTVEEMAYPDALASGALAFFGDKYGDRVRVVRMGDFSVELCGGTHVARTGEIGLFKLTGESGVAAGVRRIEAQTGAGALETVRRREALLREIGEQLRAPDEAALERLQRLLAHEKELERKLRSLEAKLAAGTATAPAQEQVRELNGIKLVTRKLIGVEAAALRPLADQLRQQLGSAVVVLGSVMEDKVALLAAVTPDLTSRVKAGDLIKHLAPMVGGSGGGRADFAQAGGHLPAKLDQALDEAGAWLGRR